The following proteins are encoded in a genomic region of Streptosporangiales bacterium:
- a CDS encoding cation diffusion facilitator family transporter — MAAGGGTKAIVAALLANLGIAVSKFVAFGFTMSSSLLAEGIHSCADSGNQALLLLGGKRAKRDADEQHPFGYGRERYIYAFVVSIVLFSLGGLFALYEGYHKIHEALEHPGPMEHWYWAVGVLSVAIVLESFSFRTAIVESNHVRGRATWVQFVRRAKAPELPVVLLEDLGALVGLVLALLGVVASVVTGNTVFDGIGTLCIGVLLVVIAVILAIETKSLLLGESATADQVRAIRAAIETESTVDRVIHLRTLHLGPEELLVAAKVAIGSDQSASDIAEAIDAAEARIREAVPVTTVIYIEPDLDRTPSPAAPAKDSAAP, encoded by the coding sequence GTTCGGGTTCACCATGTCGTCGTCGCTGCTGGCGGAGGGGATCCACTCCTGCGCCGACTCGGGCAACCAGGCCCTGCTGCTGCTCGGTGGCAAGCGCGCCAAGCGTGACGCGGACGAGCAGCACCCGTTCGGGTACGGGCGCGAGCGCTACATCTACGCGTTCGTCGTGTCGATCGTGCTGTTCAGCCTCGGCGGTCTCTTCGCCCTGTACGAGGGCTACCACAAGATCCACGAGGCGCTCGAGCATCCGGGCCCGATGGAGCACTGGTACTGGGCCGTGGGCGTCCTGTCGGTCGCGATCGTCCTCGAGTCGTTCTCGTTCCGCACCGCGATCGTCGAGTCCAACCACGTCAGGGGCAGGGCGACCTGGGTGCAGTTCGTCCGTCGCGCCAAGGCGCCTGAGCTCCCGGTCGTGCTGCTCGAGGACCTCGGCGCGCTCGTCGGCCTGGTCCTCGCGCTGCTGGGCGTCGTGGCCTCGGTGGTCACCGGCAACACGGTCTTCGACGGCATCGGCACCCTCTGCATCGGCGTGCTGCTCGTGGTCATCGCGGTCATCCTCGCGATCGAGACCAAGAGCCTGCTGCTCGGCGAGTCGGCGACCGCCGACCAGGTGCGGGCGATCCGCGCCGCGATCGAGACCGAGTCGACGGTCGACCGCGTCATCCACCTGCGCACCCTGCACCTCGGTCCCGAGGAGCTGCTCGTCGCGGCCAAGGTGGCCATCGGCTCCGACCAGTCGGCGTCCGACATCGCCGAGGCGATCGACGCCGCGGAGGCACGTATCCGCGAGGCGGTGCCGGTCACCACCGTGATCTACATCGAGCCCGACCTCGACCGCACGCCGTCTCCGGCCGCACCGGCGAAGGACAGCGCCGCGCCGTGA